The following proteins are encoded in a genomic region of Gimesia algae:
- a CDS encoding BlaI/MecI/CopY family transcriptional regulator yields MTERPALSKGEMEIARALWELKHATVREVFESFPALRGIDFTTVQTYLRRLEKKGYVNVKLDGRTRVYSPRVKPRTVIRETVDDLVDRLFAGETFPLMQHLIEDRQVSRADLDALKSLLDQLTEERDAAD; encoded by the coding sequence ATGACAGAACGGCCCGCATTATCCAAGGGGGAAATGGAAATCGCCCGCGCCTTATGGGAGCTGAAACACGCGACGGTCCGCGAAGTATTCGAATCGTTTCCCGCATTGCGTGGAATTGATTTCACGACCGTCCAGACCTATCTGCGCCGTCTGGAGAAGAAGGGGTATGTGAACGTCAAACTTGACGGGCGAACCCGCGTGTATTCACCCCGCGTCAAGCCACGCACGGTGATTCGCGAAACCGTCGATGATCTGGTAGACCGACTGTTTGCCGGCGAGACGTTCCCGCTGATGCAACATCTGATCGAAGATCGTCAGGTCAGTCGTGCAGATCTGGATGCGTTGAAGTCTTTACTGGACCAGTTGACGGAGGAACGCGATGCAGCCGACTGA